From Leptodactylus fuscus isolate aLepFus1 chromosome 11, aLepFus1.hap2, whole genome shotgun sequence, one genomic window encodes:
- the MED12 gene encoding mediator of RNA polymerase II transcription subunit 12 isoform X4, whose product MAAFGILSYEHRPLKRPRLGPPDVYPQDAKQKEDELTALNVKQGFNNQPAVSGDEHGSAKNVNFNPAKISSNFSNIMAEKLRCNTLPDTGRRKPQVNQKDNFWLVTARSQSSINNWFTDLAGTKPLTHLAKKVPIFGKKEEVFGFLARYSVPVMRAAWLIKMTCAYYAAITETKVKKRHVMDPFVEWTQIITRYLWEQLQKVAEYYRQVNSSTGTPAGPMPPEVELALKQWEYNEKLAMFMFQDGMLDRHEFLTWVLECFEKIRPGEDELLKLLLPLLLRYSGSLVQSAYLSRRLAYFCTRRLAQLLESSGGHTGHLLTAQTGTALPPAPAPPPPSGSAPSSPFSDLLQCSQHRPLVFGLSCMLQSIVLCCPSALVWHYSLTDNRIKTGSPLDHLPIAPSSLPMPGGNSAFTQQVRRKLREMEQQIKERGRAVEVRWSFDKCQEATAGFPIGRVLHTLEVLDSHSFEKSDFSNNLDSLYNRIFGLGLGKDGHEISPDDDAVVALLCEWAVSCKRYGHHRALVVAKLLEKRQMEIEAERCGDSEAVDEKGSVSSGSLSALSSPPVFQDVLLQFLDTQAPVLTDPTNEGERVEFFNLVLLFCELIRHDVFSHNMYMCTLISRGDLGLDPHAPRPRSPYEDTADDTDRKEGEANNSIKLEDTTLSETMDIDHSSGALFDDMEKSDFQMFSPAMRCEGRSPGPDEGESEGRRPVKTSGGDGLLASLYDQPRHIQYATHFPIPQEESCSHECNQRLVVLFGVGRQRDDARHVIKKITRDILKVLNRKSTAETGSNEGQRRRRVKPEAFPTAEEIFHRFQQLSHFDQHQVTAQVSRNVLEQITSFALGLSYHLPLVQHVQFIFDLMEYSLNISGLIDFAIQLLNELSVVEAELLLKSSDLVGSYTMGLCLCIVAVLRHYNTCLILNQEQTAQVFEGLCGVVKHGMNRSDGSSAERCILAYLYDLYMSCSHLKSKYGELFSDFCSKVKNTIYCIVDPSDSNMLWEQEFMLETISNPTEHNYNFGMLGKLLRDSPTNRYSFVCNALVHVCAGDHDTDGINDIAILCAELTGSCKDLSSEWLGVLKALCCSSNNGTCGFNDLLCNVDVSDLSFHDSLATFVAILVARQCFPLEDLIRCAAIPSLLTAACSEQDSESGARLTCRILLHLFRTPQLNPYEPDSNKATFGIRSSCDRHLLAASQNRIVPGALFAVLKAIFMLGDAELQGSGFSLPAGTEDITDEDLSTNRAGGRAVSIETASLDVYAKYVLRSICQQEWVGERCVRSLCEDSIDLQDPVLSSAQAQRLMQLICYPHRLSDAEQGDNPQRQRIKHILQSLDQWTMRQSALELQLMIKQTSNNEMNSLLENIAKATIEVFQQSAENVCSTPANVAPPSNAPSSNATPNAKSKPVLSALERSGVWLVAPLIAKLPTSVQGHVLKAAGEELEKGQHLGSSSRKERDRQKQKSMSLLSQQPFLSLVLTCLKGQDEQREGLLTSLYSQVQQIVSNWRDDQYQDDCKTPQLLHDVLKLRLNLVGGMFDTVQRSTQQTTEWAVLLLDIISSGTVDMQSNNELFTTVLDMLSVLINGTLAADMSSISQGSMEENKRAYMNLVKKLRKELGDRQSESLEKVRQLLPLPKQTRDVITCEPQGSLIDTKGNKIAGFDSIFKKEGLQVSTKQKISPWDLFEGLKQSAPLSWGWFGTVRVDRRVSRLEEQQRLLLYHTHLKPKPRTYYLEPLSLPPEDEEPPTPTSSEPDKKLSEPLKVDKSGGGCTGASDDRKKQSKKNKKTRQPANKGEDYGLGGGRSMPYQMGVPTDLLHSQGAGAMSRLPYGAQSVYTQNQPLPPGGPRLDTYRPPRMNMVKVVQTRPPYGSGVPPSVAGMIDAYKPIMYRPQPPIPQGQLLRQHLQAKLYALPQQTQGMMTQPVRQMTPTPPYGSMQPSQGYTSYTSHVPMQQHPPPSQTSGLVPSAYNTQSYPGTLPPSGGTLLDSVRQMPQRPSGYVHQQASGYSHNPQTGQRFPHQQMQQATMMTGMGHMTAQSVQGTIRPTQMLPDQQQYLRQQQLLRQQQQQQQQAQAPPQPQAPPQPQPPPQQVAAVPQAQTQGQPPGLGMQTLAPQQPMFQRQGLQQTQQQQQTAALVRQLQQQLSNTQPQQASNPFGRF is encoded by the exons ATGGCGGCCTTCGGTATACTAAGCTACGAACACCGGCCGCTGAAAAGACCCCGGCTCGGGCCGCCTGACGTGTACCCTCAGGACGCCAAGCAGAAGGAG GATGAACTTACAGCACTTAATGTTAAGCAAGGATTCAACAACCAGCCTGCTGTGTCCGGAGATGAACATGGCAGTGCTAAGAATGTCAACTTTAACCCAGCCAAG attAGCTCCAATTTTAGCAACATTATGGCAGAGAAGCTTCGCTGCAACACCCTTCCCGACACCGGCAGAAGAAAGCCTCAAGTTAACCAGAAAGACAACTTCTGGCTGGTGACCGCTCGCTCCCAGAGCTCCATCAATAACTGGTTCACAGATCTCGCAGGGACCAAACCTCTTACACATCTCGCTAAGAAG GTTCCCATTTTTGGGAAGAAGGAAGAGGTCTTTGGTTTCCTGGCACGTTATTCTGTGCCAGTGATGAGGGCAGCTTGGCTCATTAAGATGACTTGTGCGTATTATGCTGCCATTACAGAAACCAAAGTGAAGAAAAGACACGTCATGGACCCATTCGTAG AGTGGACACAAATCATCACTCGCTATTTATGGGAGCAGCTGCAGAAGGTTGCAGAGTATTACCGGCAAGTAAATAGTAGCACTGGAACTCCAGCCGGACCGATGCCGCCAGAGGTGGAGCTAGCCCTTAAACAGTGGGAATATAATGAGAAGCTAGCCATGTTTATGTTCCAG GATGGGATGTTGGATCGCCATGAGTTCTTGACTTGGGTCCTGGAGTGTTTTGAGAAGATCagaccaggggaggatgaacTCTTGAAGCTGCTGCTTCCCCTCCTTCTTCGT TATTCAGGTTCTTTAGTCCAGTCTGCTTACCTGTCACGGCGGCTTGCTTATTTCTGTACAAGGCGCCTAGCACAGCTATTGGAAAGTAGTGGGGGACATACAGGGCACCTCCTGACAGCACAGACGGGTACAGCTCTGCCTCCTGCACCAGCACCCCCTCCACCCTCAGGATCTGCTCCATCATCCCCATTCAGTGACCTCCTGCAGTGCTCACAGCATCGACCGCTTGTGTTTGGGTTAAGCTGCATGTTGCAG AGTATTGTTCTCTGTTGCCCCAGTGCCCTTGTATGGCACTACTCTTTGACCGACAACCGAATTAAAACCGGTTCCCCCCTCGACCACCTTCCCATCGCTCCTTCTAGTCTGCCCATGCCAGGTGGCAATTCTGCCTTCACACAGCAG GTTCGAAGGAAACTTCGGGAGATGGAACAGCAGATAAAGGAGCGTGGCCGAGCAGTGGAGGTCCGGTGGTCATTTGATAAGTGTCAGGAAGCTACAGCAG GATTTCCTATTGGACGTGTTCTTCATACTCTGGAGGTTCTGGATAGCCACAGCTTCGAGAAGTCTGACTTCAGTAACAACTTGGATTCTCTTTATAATCGAATCTTTGGACTGGGTCTTGGCAAGGATGGACATGAG ATCTCGCCAGATGATGACGCCGTTGTCGCACTTCTGTGTGAGTGGGCTGTCAGTTGTAAGCGCTACGGACATCACCGTGCCTTAGTTGTAGCTAAATTGCTTGAGAAGAGGCAGATGGAGATCGAAGCTGAG CGATGTGGAGACTCTGAAGCCGTCGATGAGAAGGGATCGGTGTCCTCAGGGTCCTTGTCTGCACTTAGTTCACCccctgttttccaggatgtcctCCTCCAATTTCTTGATACACAAGCCCCAGTGTTAA CGGACCCTACCAATGAAGGAGAACGAGTGGAATTCTTTAATCTGGTGTTGCTGTTTTGTGAGCTCATCCGACACGATGTCTTTTCACATAACATGTATATGTGCACACTGATATCAAGAGGGGACCTGGGACTGGATCCTCACGCTCCTCGTCCTCGGTCCCCATATGAGGATACAGCAGACGATACTGACCGTAAAGAGGGAGAGGCCAACAATAGCATAAAACTAGAG GACACAACGCTGTCAGAGACCATGGACATTGACCACAGCTCAGGGGCTTTATTTGATGATATGGAGAAAAGTGATTTTCAG ATGTTCTCCCCTGCCATGCGTTGCGAAGGACGTAGCCCGGGTCCTGATGAGGGCGAGAGTGAAGGACGTCGGCCAGTGAAGACCTCAGGTGGCGACGGTCTGCTGGCTTCCCTTTATGATCAGCCACGGCACATTCAGTATGCAACTCATTTCCCTATCCCACAG GAAGAATCTTGTAGTCATGAGTGCAACCAGCGGCTAGTTGTTCTGTTCGGGGTGGGCAGGCAAAGAGATGACGCCCGCCATGTTATCAAGAAGATCACCAGAGACATTCTGAAGGTGCTAAACAGGAAAAGCACTGCGGAGACGG GATCAAATGAAGGACAACGTAGACGCAGGGTGAAGCCTGAAGCTTTTCCTACAGCAGAGGAGATTTTCCACAGGTTTCAGCAGCTCTCGCACTTTGACCAACATCAAGTAACTGCTCAG GTTTCACGAAATGTCCTggaacagattacaagctttgcGTTGGGTTTATCGTATCACCTCCCTCTGGTGCAACATGTCCAGTTCATCTTCGACCTGATGGAATATTCCCTGAACATCAGTGGTCTTATCGACTTTGCAATTCAG CTGCTGAATGAGTTGAGCGTTGTTGAAGCCGAGCTCCTGCTGAAGTCTTCCGACCTTGTTGGTAGTTACACGATGGGACTGTGTTTGTGCATCGTGGCTGTGCTGAGACATTATAACACCTGCCTGATCCTCAACCAGGAGCAGACGGCACAAGTGTTCGAAGG CCTATGTGGAGTAGTGAAGCATGGCATGAACCGCTCAGATGGTTCCTCGGCCGAACGTTGTATTCTGGCCTATTTGTATGACTTGTACATGTCCTGCAGTCACCTCAAAAGCAAGTATGGAGAATTATTTAG tGACTTCTGCTCTAAAGTAAagaacactatatactgtatagtggatcCATCTGACTCCAACATGCTGTGGGAACAGGAGTTTATGTTGGAAACCATCTCCAATCCGACAGAACATAATTATAACTTTGGCATGCTGGGAAAACTTCTGCGCGATTCTCCGACCAATCGCTACAGCTTTGTGTGCAATGCACTTGTACATGTGTGTGCAGGAGACCATGATACTGATGG AATTAATGACAttgctattctgtgtgcggaatTGACCGGATCCTGCAAAGACCTGAGCTCTGAATGGCTGGGTGTGCTGAAGGCTCTGTGTTGCTCCTCTAATAATGGCACCTGCGGCTTCAACGACCTGCTGTGTAATGTGGAT GTCAGTGACTTGTCTTTCCATGATTCGCTTGCAACATTTGTTGCAATTCTTGTTGCTCGCCAGTGTTTTCCACTTGAGGATCTGATCCGTTGTGCGGCCATCCCTTCCCTTCTGACAGCAG CATGTAGCGAGCAGGATTCTGAATCTGGAGCGCGGCTCACTTGCCGGATTTTGCTTCATCTGTTTCGAACTCCTCAGCTCAATCCGTATGAACCAGACAGCA ATAAAGCAACATTCGGAATTCGTTCTTCTTGTGACCGCCATCTTCTGGCAGCATCTCAGAATCGCATCGTACCAGGAGCACTTTTTGCTGTGCTCAAGGCAATATTTATGCTGG GTGATGCAGAGTTGCAAGGCTCTGGCTTTTCATTGCCGGCAGGTACTGAAGATATTACTGATGAAGATTTGTCTACAAATCGGGCGGGTGGACGGGCTGTGTCCATAGAGACTGCAAGTCTGGATGTGTATGCCAAATATGTGTTACGAAGCATCTGCCAACAG GAATGGGTTGGGGAGAGATGTGTTCGCTCCCTTTGTGAAGACTCCATTGATCTCCAGGACCCCGTTCTCAGCAGTGCCCAGGCACAACGCCTGATGCAGTTGATTTGTTATCCGCACAGACTAAGTGATGCAGAACAAGGGGACAACCCTCAAAGACAGCGCATCAAGCATATTTTACAG AGCCTGGATCAGTGGACAATGCGGCAGTCGGCACTGGAGCTTCAGCTGATGATCAAACAGACCTCTAATAAT GAAATGAATTCCCTACTGGAAAATATTGCTAAAGCGACCATTGAAGTGTTTCAGCAATCGGCAGAAAATGTCTGCTCGACCCCTGCTAACGTTGCACCGCCCAGTAATGCCCCAAGTAGCAACGCAACTCCCAATGCGAAATCCAAGCCTGTACTCAG TGCTTTGGAGAGGTCTGGTGTTTGGCTCGTCGCCCCTCTCATTGCCAAGCTGCCAACATCTGTGCAAGGTCATGTACTGAAAGCCGCTGGGGAGGAGCTGGAGAAAGGACAACATCTTGGATCGTCTTCTCGTAAGGAGCGTGACCGTCAAAAGCAGAAAAG TATGTCTCTACTAAGTCAGCAGCCATTCTTATCATTGGTGTTAACCTGTCTTAAGGGGCAAGATGAACAGAGAGAGGGGCTATTGACTTCCTTATACAGTCAGGTGCAACAG ATTGTTAGTAACTGGCGAGATGATCAGTATCAAGATGACTGCAAGACTCCCCAGCTTCTTCATGATGTATTGAAGCTCCGGTTGAACTTG GTGGGTGGAATGTTTGATACGGTCCAGCGCAGCACGCAGCAGACAACGGAGTGGGCCGTACTTCTCCTGGACATTATCAGCAGCGGCACTGTGGACATGCAGTCTAATAA TGAGCTCTTCACCACCGTGCTGGATATGCTTAGCGTGCTTATTAATGGCACGTTGGCTGCTGACATGTCCAGTATCTCACAAGGCAGCATGGAGGAGAACAAGAGGGCATACATGAATCTTGTGAAGAAGCTTCGG AAGGAACTAGGTGACCGTCAGTCAGAGAGTTTGGAGAAAGTACGCCAGCTGTTGCCCTTACCAAAGCAGACGCGGGATGTAATAACTTGTGAACCTCAGGGATCTCTTATTGACACCAAAGGAAACAAGATTGCTGGATTTGACTCCATCTTCAAGAAGGAG GGACTTCAAGTCTCCACCAAGCAGAAAATTTCCCCTTGGGACCTTTTTGAAGGTCTGAAACAATCTGCTCCTCTTTCCTGGGGATGGTTCGGTACGGTGCGTGTCGACAGAAGGGTCTCTCGGTTGGAGGAGCAGCAGAGATTACTATTGTACCACACACACCTTAAGCCTAAGCCACGCACTTACTATTTGGAGCCGTTGTCTCTTCCTCCTGAAGATGAGGAGCCACCAACTCCAACAAGTAGTGAACCAGATAAGAAGCTAAGCGAACCACTCAAGGTGGATAAAAGTGGAGGAGGCTGCACGGGGGCAAGTGACGACCGGAAGAAACAAAGCAAGAAAAATAAGAAGACTCGTCAGCCGGCGAACAAAGGAGAG GATTATGGGCTTGGTGGAGGACGTTCAATGCCTTATCAAATGGGAGTGCCCACTGACCTTCTGCACTCCCAAGGAGCAGGGGCCATGTCGCGTTTGCCTTATGGAGCACAGAGTGTGTACACTCAGAATCAGCCCTTACCTCCTG GTGGACCACGTCTGGACACTTACCGACCCCCTCGTATGAATATGGTGAAGGTGGTTCAGACCCGACCTCCTTATGGAAGCGGCGTTCCACCAAGCGTAGCCGGGATGATCGACGCTTACAAGCCTATTATgtacaggccgcagccgcccatCCCCCAGGGTCAGCTACTAAGGCAGCATCTTCAGGCGAAATTG TATGCTCTCCCTCAGCAGACGCAGGGTATGATGACTCAGCCTGTTCGACAGATGACACCCACACCCCCATATGGATCTATGCAGCCCTCCCAG GGTTATACGTCATACACTTCCCACGTGCCGATGCAACAGCATCCTCCTCCATCACAGACTAGTGGTTTGGTGCCCTCTGCGTACAATACACAGTCCTATCCTGGTACTCTTCCACCATCCGGTGGCACACTCCTTGATTCGGTGCGACAAATGCCGCAGAGGCCAAGTGGTTACGTCCATCAGCAGGCATCCGGTTACAGTCATAATCCCCAAACTGGACAGAG GTTCCCACACCAACAAATGCAACAGGCTACCATGATGACCGGGATGGGTCACATGACTGCGCAGAGTGTACAAGGTACCATACGACCCACGCAGATGTTACCAGACCAACAGCAGTATCTGAGGCAGCAGCAGTTGTTAAGA caacaacagcagcagcagcaacaggcTCAGGCCCCTCCGCAGCCCCAAGCTCCACCTCAACCACAGCCCCCGCCTCAGCAAGTAGCAGCAGTACCACAGGCCCAGACACAAGGACAGCCCCCGGGACTCGGCATGCAGACCCTGGCACCACAGCAACCTATG TTTCAAAGGCAAGGTCTGCAACAAACTCAGCAGCAGCAACAGACGGCAGCTCTTGTACGACAACTACAGCAGCAGCTATCCA ACACACAACCACAGCAAGCTTCCAATCCGTTTGGGCGTTTCTGA